The genomic region CTTGTACAACGGCATCCTTGGCCCGGACAACGTTCCCATCGCCCAATTTGGCGACACTGTTTGGCTCACGGCGGACGGAAAGGACGCTCCGCTCACCTTTGGCTCCCTTGCCGAGGCGAAGGCATACATGGGGACGCAGGAGTACCGGGACATGAAGCGCATGCTGATCTCCCTGGCGCTGCATGGAGCTTAACTCCTGAGCCCTGCATTAGAGGATGCTTCACATAAACAACGCCGGGCCCGGCCATCCCAAAAAGGTGACCGGCCCGGCGTCGTACTTTCCCGGCGTCGTTCGCGTTACAGGCGAGCGACTACGGCACGTGCCGTTCGTCCGGACCGTTGTAAGCACTCAGCGGGCGGATGAGCGAGTTCGCGTTCAGCTGCTCCATAAAGTGGGCTGTCCAGCCAGTGACCCGGCTGGCGACGAAGAGCGGCGTGAACATGTTCGTGTCGAATCCCATGAGGTGGTACGTGGGGCCGGCCGGGTAGTCGAGGTTCGGCTTGATGCCCTTGGCTTCGTCCATGGCCGATTCGAGCCCGTTGTACAGGCCCAGCAGTTCGGGCCGGCCGAAGTGGGCAACCATCTTGTCGAGGGCCGCCTTCATGGTGGGCACGCGGGAATCACCGTGCTTGTAGACCCGGTGGCCGAATCCCATGACCTTCTTCTTCTGGGCCAGGGCGTTCTCCATCCATGCCTTGGCGCGGTCGGCGGCTTCCTCAAGCGACTCCTCGGGCCGGATTCCGATCTCGTCGAAGGTGTGCATCACGGCTTCGTTGGCTCCGCCGTGCAGTGGCCCCTTGAGCGCACCGATCGCGCCGGTCACCGCCGAATGGAGGTCCGACAGCGTGGACATGATGACGCGCCCGGCGAAGGTGGAGGCGTTGAAGGAGTGCTCCGCGTAGAGAATCATGGAGACGTTGAAGGCCTCCACCACCTCGGCAACGGCCTCCTCGCCGAACGTCATCCACAGGAAGTTGGCCGAGTAGCCGAGGTTATCCCTGGGCTCCACGGGGTCCTGCCCGCGCCGGCGCCGCTGGTCGTACGCCACCACCGCCGGCATCGCGGCAAACAGGTCCAGGGCCTTGGCCATGTTGGCCTCACGGGAGGAATCCTCCGCGAGCTCGTGGCGGGCGCCCATCACCGATGCTGCCGTGCGGCAGACATCCATGGGGTGCGCCGTCGTCGGGAGGGCATCAATCACCTGCTTGACCACGGGATCCAGCGGCCGTCCGGCGCGCTCGCGGGCCGTAAAGTCAGCCAGTTCGCCGGAGGACGGCAGCTCGCCGTTCCATAGGAGGTAAGCAACCTCTTCGAAGCTGCACCTGGCGGCGAGCTCCTGGACGGGGTAGCCGCGGTACAGCAGTGAGTTCGTGTCGGGATTGACCTTTGAGACCGCGGTGTAGTCCACCACCACGCCATCGAGGCCCTTCTTGATCTCTTCTTCAGCCATGCTGAACTCCTTCGTTCCTTGCGTCCGATTACCGGCCGGAAGAGCCGGTGGTCCTGCGGGGGATCTGGGCGTCAGTCGGTTCCGGGGATCCGGAAGTTGAAGACGCCGGTGTCAAAGCGGTTGTAGGCCTCGTAATCCACCAGGTCATATAACCGCGCGCGCGTCAGCATGCTCCCTACCTGTGCCTCCTGCGTTCCGTCGGCCCTAATTGAGTCCAGCGTACGCTCAGCTGCCCCCATGGCACTACGGAGCAGGGTCACCGGATAAATCACCACGTTCACGCCCACGGCCTGCAGCTGGTCCACGGTGAAGAGGTCGCTCTTGCCGAACTCGGTCATGTTGGCCAGGATCGGCACGTCCACGGCGTCACGGATGGCCTGGAATTCCTCCAGCGTGGCCATGGCCTCCGGGAAGATCGCGTCGGCGCCGGCCTCGACGAGGGCCTTTGCCCGGTCCTTCGCCGCGTCCAGCCCTTCCACGGCGCGGATGTCGGTGCGGGCCATGATCAGGAAGTTCGGGTCCCGCCTCGCATCCGCCGCAGCCCGGATCCGCTTGGTGGCGGTGTCCAGGTCCACGACGTTCTTGCCGTCCAGGTGGCCGCAGCGCTTGGGGTTGAACTGATCCTCGATGTGGCAGCCGGCGAGCCCGGCATTTTCCAGTTCCTGCACGCTGCGGGCCACGTTCATGGGCTCGCCGAAGCCGGTGTCGGCATCGACGAGGCAGGGCAGGTCGGTCATCCGGGCGATCTGCCCGGCCCGGGTGGCCACCTCGGTGAGGGTGGTCAGGCCGATGTCCGGCAGGCCGAGGTCGTTGGCCAGGACGGCGCCGGAGATGTACACCCCGGCGAAGCCCTTCTCCTCGATCAGGCGGGCGGAGAGCGGGTTGAACGCGCCGGGGAACTGCGCAATGGTTCCGGAAGCCAGCAGTTCACGGAAGCGGAGCCGCTTCTGCTCCGGGGTGGTTTTGGCATACAGCATTTAGAACAGCCCCTTGGGCGCGGCGCTGAAATCGATAACGCCGGGCGCCGCTGCGATGTTGAGCTGGTCCAGCTCGCCGGCGGCCAGTTCCGGGAGGCGTTCGACGGCGGCCAGGAACCTGTCGATTTCATCCTCCGTGACCAGCCCGGCAGCCAGAGTGCGGAACTTGTTGACGTACTGCTCGCGGGTGAACGGGCGGGCGCCCAGCGGGTGGGCGTCGGCCACGGCGATCTGGTCCCGGATGACGGTTCCGTCGGTGAGCGTGATTTCCACGGAACCGCCGAACGCCTTCTCGGAGATGTCCAGGGAGTGGTACCGCCGGGTCCATTCCGGGTCTTCCTCCGTGGACACCTTCTGCCACAGCTCCACCGTGTCCGGGCGGGCGGCGCGTTCGGGGGAGTAAGAGTCGACGTGGTGCCAGGCCCCGTCCTGCAATGCGACGGTGAAGATGTAGGGGATGGAGTGGTCCAGGGTTTCCCGTGATGCCGTCGGGCTGTACTTCTGGGGATCGTTGGCGCCGGAGCCGATCACGTAGTGGGTGTGGTGGCTCGTCTTGATCAGGACGGACTTCACGTTCGCCGGATCGGTTGCCTCGGGGTGTTCCCTGTTCAGCTTCCGGGCGAGGTCGATCCAGGCCTGGGCCTGGTATTCGGCTGAGTGTTCCTTGGTGTAGGTGTCCAGAATGGCACGCTTGGCCTCGCCCGGTGTCGGCAGCGGAACCATGTAGGAGGCGTCCGGGCCGTCCAGCAGCCAGGCGATGACGCCGTCCTCGCCTTCGTAGATCGGTACGGGGGAGGTCTGTCCGCGCATTGACCTGTCCACCGCTTCGACGGCCATTTTCCCTGCGAAGGCGGGGGCGTGTGCCTTCCAGGTGGAGATCTCGCCTTTCCTGGACTGCCTCGTTGCAGTAGTGGTGTGCAGTGCCTGGCCCACGGACTGGAAGATGGTCTCCACGTCCAGGCCGAGCAGGGTGCCGATACCGGCGGCGGCGGACGGGCCGAGGTGGGCTACGTGGTCGATCTTGTGCTTGTGCAGGCAGATGGCCTTGACCAGGTTCACTTGGATCTCGTAGCCGGTGGCGATGGCCCGGATCAGGTCCCTGCCGCTGGAGCCCACGTGCTGGGCGACCGCGAGGATCGGCGGAATGTTGTCGCCCGGGTGCGAGTAGTCCGCGGCCAGGAAGGTGTCGTGGTAGTCCAGTTCCCGGACCGCAACCCCGTTGGCCCACGCCGCCCACTCCGGGGAGACGCGCTCACCGATGCCGAAGACCTTGGCCCCTATGCCGCCGCTGGACGGGCTGTGAGTGAGGGCCTGTGCGCGGGCTGCAACGATCGGGGCCCGGTTCAGTGAGGCGATGGCCACGGAGGCGTTGTCGATGATCCGGTTGATCACCATCTCCGTGACGTCGTCGGAAACTGCCACCGGGTCTGCTGCCACCACGGCGATCTTGTGCGCGAGTTGCTGTTCACGCGGGAGGTTTTCCTCGCTCTTGTATACGCGGACGTGGTGTTCCTTAACCATGGGGCTCCTTCGGGGCGGATGTGTGGACGGCTTTAACGTGGGAAAGACTGCGGTGCAAGTGGACGGTGGTGGCCGCTTCGGCCAGCCGGGGGTTGCCGGCCGCGATCGCTTCGGCGATGGCAGCATGTTCTGCTGCGGCCGCTGTGAGCCGGGCCTGGTCGTCAGCAGCCAGCCTGCGGACCCGGACCAGGTGGACGCGCAGGCTTCGCATGGCCTGCGCCAGGTAAGAGTTGGAGATGGCAGCGTCGATGGCTGCATCCAGGCGGCCCACGAGCTCGTAGTAGTCGTGCCGGGCGGGATCCGGGGAGTTGAGCAGGGCGGGCGCGTCCAGCAGTTCGCACTGGAGCCGGCGGAAAACGTCGGCATCGCCCCGCTGGGCCGCCAGCGCGGCAGCTTTACCCTCAAGGGTTTCGCGCAGCTCAAACAGTTCGTCGATGTCCTCCAGCGAGATATCGGTGACGACGACGCCGCGGCCACCCGCCGTCGTCAGCCCCTCCGCCGTGAGACGGCTCAGGGCCTCGCGGAGCGGCGTCCGGGAGATTCCCAGCCTGGCGGACTGCTCCACTTCGCCGAGTACCGTGCCGGGGAGGAGACGCCATTCGATGATGTCATCGCGCAGTGCCGCGTAGGCCCTGTCACTCGCGCGCATGCCGTCTCCTTCCATCGCTTGTTTAGTCCCGAGTGTATACACCGACGAGATGTTTGGCTAGATGAGCCGCATTTTTTCCAAGCAAGATGACTGGAATGTATACACAGAAGGAGTCTTGGGCTCAATGCGAGTGGTTCTAGCAAAGGAGGCCTGTTTGGCTGAGCAGTGCCGGCGTGGCGTTCACGGGGCGTTCACGGGCCCGGCGGCCACGTCATCCGCGGTGCTTGGATGGGACGGCTCTCGAACGTCCGTGCTTCCCATAGTGCGTGTCTCCCATGGCGGGCGTTTTTGTCGGTGCCCCCTGTCATGCTGTGGGTATGGATGGCAAGGCAGCAGTGGAGACGATGGAGGGCATCGCGTCCTCCGTCGCTGCGTTGGCTGTTGTTGTCTGTCGGGCCGCCGGGACCGAGGCGACTTCTGGGGGATTGGCGGGTGCGGACCCTCTGTCCGGCGCTGATTCACTTACCGGTTCGGGCCCTAGTTCGGGTGCTGATCCGCTTCAGGATCGGGCGGATGCCTGCCTGGAGGCACTGACTGAAGTGGCCAAGTTGGAGGCCCGGGTGGCCGCGCTGCAGGTACACGTCGCGGCCGGATTCGCCGACACTGTTGCGGCCGTGGCGCCGCCTGATGCGTCCGCGCGGGAACAAGCCGTCACGCAGATGTCTTTGACTGCGCAGGTGGCGTGCGCCCTGACCGTGAGTGAAGGGTCGGCCGCACGGTTTCTGGCTGAGTCGGCCACGTTGAGCACGGACCTGCCGTTGACGTTGGCCGCGCTGGGGTCGGGAACCCTGTCGTGGCAGCATGCCCGGGTGATGTGTGATGAAACGGACGGGCTGGATCGGGCGGCCGCTGCGGCGTTGGAGGCGCATTTCCTGGACCCTGACGCGCCGCATGCTGCCAGGGGGTGTCCGGCCGGGGAGCTGACACCGTCCAGGTTCCGGGCCAGGGCACGCTATTGGCGGGAACGGCATCACCCGGTCAGCATCGAAACCCGGCACCGCAACTGTGCGAAGGACCGCCGGCTGGAGTATGTGCCGGACCGGGACGGCATGGCCTGGCTGTCGGCGTATCTGCCCGCGGACCAGGCTGCCGGAATCTGGGACCGCGCCACCGCCGCCGCCCGCGCCCTGCAGGGCCCCACCGAATCCAGGACCCTGACCCAGCTCCGGGTGGATGTCGCCGCCGGGTGGCTGCTGGGCCCAGGTCAGCGCGTTGACGGCACGCCCGCAGGCTCTGTGCCGACAGACTCCGTCCAGGCCGGTGAAGTGCGGGCCGGCTACGTGCCGTCCCCAGCAGCCCAGGTCCTGGTCACGGTTCCAGTGTTCTCGCTGCTCGGCCTGACCCACGAACCGGCCACGCTCGACGGGTACGGGCCAATCCCACCGGCCATGGCCCGCAGGCTCGTCAGCGACGGTGCCGGGTCATTCCTGCGGGTGTTGACCGATCCGCGGGACGGGGCGCCGCTGGAGATCGGGCGCACCAGCTACCGGATCCCCAAACCGATGCGCCAATGGCTGCGGCTAAGGGACGGACGATGCACGTTCCCCGGCTGCACCAACCACTCCCTGGACAACGACGC from Arthrobacter globiformis harbors:
- a CDS encoding bifunctional 2-methylcitrate synthase/citrate synthase, whose translation is MAEEEIKKGLDGVVVDYTAVSKVNPDTNSLLYRGYPVQELAARCSFEEVAYLLWNGELPSSGELADFTARERAGRPLDPVVKQVIDALPTTAHPMDVCRTAASVMGARHELAEDSSREANMAKALDLFAAMPAVVAYDQRRRRGQDPVEPRDNLGYSANFLWMTFGEEAVAEVVEAFNVSMILYAEHSFNASTFAGRVIMSTLSDLHSAVTGAIGALKGPLHGGANEAVMHTFDEIGIRPEESLEEAADRAKAWMENALAQKKKVMGFGHRVYKHGDSRVPTMKAALDKMVAHFGRPELLGLYNGLESAMDEAKGIKPNLDYPAGPTYHLMGFDTNMFTPLFVASRVTGWTAHFMEQLNANSLIRPLSAYNGPDERHVP
- the prpB gene encoding methylisocitrate lyase, which produces MLYAKTTPEQKRLRFRELLASGTIAQFPGAFNPLSARLIEEKGFAGVYISGAVLANDLGLPDIGLTTLTEVATRAGQIARMTDLPCLVDADTGFGEPMNVARSVQELENAGLAGCHIEDQFNPKRCGHLDGKNVVDLDTATKRIRAAADARRDPNFLIMARTDIRAVEGLDAAKDRAKALVEAGADAIFPEAMATLEEFQAIRDAVDVPILANMTEFGKSDLFTVDQLQAVGVNVVIYPVTLLRSAMGAAERTLDSIRADGTQEAQVGSMLTRARLYDLVDYEAYNRFDTGVFNFRIPGTD
- a CDS encoding MmgE/PrpD family protein, which gives rise to MVKEHHVRVYKSEENLPREQQLAHKIAVVAADPVAVSDDVTEMVINRIIDNASVAIASLNRAPIVAARAQALTHSPSSGGIGAKVFGIGERVSPEWAAWANGVAVRELDYHDTFLAADYSHPGDNIPPILAVAQHVGSSGRDLIRAIATGYEIQVNLVKAICLHKHKIDHVAHLGPSAAAGIGTLLGLDVETIFQSVGQALHTTTATRQSRKGEISTWKAHAPAFAGKMAVEAVDRSMRGQTSPVPIYEGEDGVIAWLLDGPDASYMVPLPTPGEAKRAILDTYTKEHSAEYQAQAWIDLARKLNREHPEATDPANVKSVLIKTSHHTHYVIGSGANDPQKYSPTASRETLDHSIPYIFTVALQDGAWHHVDSYSPERAARPDTVELWQKVSTEEDPEWTRRYHSLDISEKAFGGSVEITLTDGTVIRDQIAVADAHPLGARPFTREQYVNKFRTLAAGLVTEDEIDRFLAAVERLPELAAGELDQLNIAAAPGVIDFSAAPKGLF
- a CDS encoding GntR family transcriptional regulator, whose product is MRASDRAYAALRDDIIEWRLLPGTVLGEVEQSARLGISRTPLREALSRLTAEGLTTAGGRGVVVTDISLEDIDELFELRETLEGKAAALAAQRGDADVFRRLQCELLDAPALLNSPDPARHDYYELVGRLDAAIDAAISNSYLAQAMRSLRVHLVRVRRLAADDQARLTAAAAEHAAIAEAIAAGNPRLAEAATTVHLHRSLSHVKAVHTSAPKEPHG
- a CDS encoding HNH endonuclease signature motif containing protein, with translation MDGKAAVETMEGIASSVAALAVVVCRAAGTEATSGGLAGADPLSGADSLTGSGPSSGADPLQDRADACLEALTEVAKLEARVAALQVHVAAGFADTVAAVAPPDASAREQAVTQMSLTAQVACALTVSEGSAARFLAESATLSTDLPLTLAALGSGTLSWQHARVMCDETDGLDRAAAAALEAHFLDPDAPHAARGCPAGELTPSRFRARARYWRERHHPVSIETRHRNCAKDRRLEYVPDRDGMAWLSAYLPADQAAGIWDRATAAARALQGPTESRTLTQLRVDVAAGWLLGPGQRVDGTPAGSVPTDSVQAGEVRAGYVPSPAAQVLVTVPVFSLLGLTHEPATLDGYGPIPPAMARRLVSDGAGSFLRVLTDPRDGAPLEIGRTSYRIPKPMRQWLRLRDGRCTFPGCTNHSLDNDADHLLAWADGGTTGISNLGQPCPKHHRLKHQTAWKPVGATRESPPGWISPTGRSYPAEHQDWEPPSWPRNLEPGNLELRNLEPGNLELRNLEPDSLEGLDASLPEDPDPLPMDPWPDWSTPAAA